The genomic stretch TGTATCACTGGGATGCACTAAGACACTAGATACTTTTATCGTGGTAATTATCTTCCCAGTTGTTATATTTGCTATTAACAGGTATTGCTCTCCAGATAAGTTAGTTAAATAGGGCCCTTTTCCTTTAACATAGCAGAGAAAGCTATCCACTAAATAACCATCATATGCTGCTGGAACAGTGTCTCCTACTGAAGACGTTAATGCCTTAGGTAACTTTATTATCCAGGCTATAGAGCCATTATTTGCATAAATTCCTACTAAAGCTGATGTATTAACTGGATAAGCAGAAGAAAATCCAGCGACTATAATTCCATCATTACAAACCAAAGATGCCATGTTTGCACTTCCGTCATAATAATCCTTCCATAATATCTCACCAGTGAATGGGTTAACTGCATATATATTCCCATCTCCGTCATCCCAAACAAGAATATTATATTTTGGAATAATAATTCCAGTAGGCATAGCCTGAGATTTAGTTAAAATGAACCATATGGGTTTTCCAGTAGTGGCATTTATAGCCAGTAATCCATTTACACCGGTGTATTGTCCTCTGTGCCCACCACCATACGCATTTAACATACCTTGTTGATAATCAAACATAGCACCTCCTAAGCCTAAGAACACTAAGCCTTTATAAACCAATGGCATCCACATAGATAATGTTCCAGGTAAGCATAATTCCCATATGACTTTACCAGTAAACACATTTATAGCATAAACTGGACCAGCGTTAGAAGCAACATATACTACTCCATTTGCATAAGTAGGACCAACAGCACACCCTACAGTTTGTCTAAAAGCTGCAGCCCATCCCTTTCCTAGTAGTTTAACATTTTGTGTCCACAAAGTTATATTTGGCTCAAAATTACCTTGAAGCGGAACTACCCAACTTACATTTAATGAACCATTTATTATAGGTTCTCTGTTTGCTGTAAGTCCGAATTCTAAGAACGTTTGATTATCCGAAGTTATTTTAGGTAGGTTTTCGGGATAATAATAATCAACAAAATTTATTCCATCAAGATATACACTATACTTTATTACTTTAAAGCCTTGAGAATTAGTTGAATTATTAGGACTACTTGTACTGTTTGAAAAACTTTTTCCTATTTCATATCCAGCCATAATACCTAATATTAGGACTACTAAAATTAAGATCCCTAACGTAATTGTTCTCATAGTTTACTCAAATTACTATAAATATAAAAACAATATAAGGTTGATTAGTTTATAAATATTTGGTTTCAATTAATTAAGTATAACTCAATTAAAAATATCCTTAAAAAATAAACTTAATAATATCTTGGTAATCTCTTTAAGAATCTAGGCATAAACAATAAAACTGCTTTGAAAAGCATTAATAATGAAGAAAGATCTATATAGATAGTAAGTATGATAAAGAGAATCTATCGAGAAAGTTGAGGAGGTAAAAACTGTTTAAACGGAAGAGAAACACGTAAAATGGATCAAGTAATTAAGATTTTAATGTTTTAACGGAATAGTTGATACAATAAAAATAATTATGTATATAAGAAATCCTAGCTTATAACTTAAGTGCTTCTAAAGCAGCTTTTGCAACTTCCATGTCTTCAGTATAATGTCCTCCACTAACTCCTATCCCACCTATGACTTTGTTCTTATAAATTATCGGATATCCTCCTCCGAAAACTATAAGCCTTTGAATTCCGCTTGGTGCACCTAATGCTAATGGAGGGTCATTTTTAATTAATTCATACCACTGGTGAGTAGGAATCCCAAATCCAGCTGCTGTATATGCTTTGTCTATTGCTACTTGAACACTAATTAAAGGCGCGTTATCCATTCTTAAAAATCCCTTTAGGACTCCTTCCTCATTGACTATTGCAACAACAAAAGCCTTTCCTATTTCTTTCGCTTTTTTTCTTGCAGCCTCTATCATCTTTAATACCATTTCCTCAGAGATACTTTCCTTTATTAAAGGTTCACTCATTTTTCTCACCTGGTTCTTACATATTTCTTCTCAAGTTCTTGGACTTCTGGTAATCCTATGAAGTTTAAGAATTCCTTAAATGGGAATAATTCATTCATTACGTTTATTGGTGTTCCGTCTCTTTTTATAGTCTCTAATACTCTCATCATTGTTTTTGTTGCACTTAGTAAGGTACTTATAGGAAATATTACTATTTTAAAGCCCAACTCTCTTAGTGTATTTAAATCCACAGCCGGCGTTTTACCACCTTCAGCCCAATTAAATAATAATGGTATTCCCTTTAATTCCTTTGCGATAAGCTTTATATGACCCATGTTTTCTGGGGCCTCTACGAATATCATGTCAGCTCCGGCCTTATAATACTCTTTTGCCCTTTCAATTGCACTTTCAATACCCTCGACAGCTATAGCATCAGTCCTAGCTATAATTAAAAAGTCCTTATTTCTCTTAGCATCTCTTGCAGCAGCAATCTTTTCTAACATATCGTCTCTAGGAACTACTTGCTTACCAGTAATATGTCCACACTTTTTCGGAAAAACCTGGTCCTCTATATGAATTCCAGCAACGCCAGCATCTTCGTAAGCCTGAACAGTCCTTATAACATTTATGGGATTACCGTAACCTGTATCTGCATCAGCAATAACAGGAATGTTAACAGCTTCGACGATCCTCCTAGCATTGTCTACCATCTCAGTCATAGTAACTAACCCAACATCTGGATAACCCAATAAACTAGCAGCCGTACCAAAACCAGTCATATAGACAACATCAAAACCAACAGCTTCTACAATTCTAGCACTCAAGGCATCATAGGCACCAGGAGCTAAAATAATGTCCTTCTTATCCATTAATTCTCTAAGTCTCTTAGAACCATTAATTTTTTCTTTTAATATTCGACTCATATTATCAACCTCTTTTTAGCCCATTCTATTATACCTCCACTGGCTATTATATCTTGAATAAAAGGTGGCAATACTGTAGATCTGAATTTTTTATCTAAAAATTCTATTTCACCAGACTCTGCATATATACGTATTTTTAGATCAGTAGATCTAATAAAAGAGCCTACTCCTTTTATTTCCATCTTCTCTAAGAACTCTACCAGTTGAGGAGAGATGAATATGGGAAGTCCTACATTGATAGCATTCCTATAAAATATTCTGGCAAAACTCTTTGCTACTATTGCAGAAATTCCTAAAGCCTTTAATCCTATTACTGCATGTTCCCTTGAAGATCCGCTCCCAAAATTTCTGCCGGCTACTATTATATCTCCAGCCTTAACTCTTTTTATAAACTCTGGTTCAACTCCTTCAAATACGTGCTTAGCAATCTCTTTAGGGTCAGTTAAGGATAAATATCTACCTGGAATTATGACATCGGTATCTACGTTATCTCCCACAATATGTATGTTACCCTCAACTAACATTATAATCACCATAAACGAATTTTTTAGCTTCCTCCCAACCAACTATTTTCTTAGGATTTGTGATATAACCTGTTACAGCAGATGCTGCAGCAACAAATGCATTAGCTAAGTAAATTTCAGCTTTTGCAGAACCCATTCTTCCCCTAAAGTTTCTATTAGTCGTAGCAATAGCTACTTCTCCATCGAATAAAAGTCCCATATGTCCACCAAAACATGCACCACAAGTAGGAGTAGAAATTGACGCTCCGGCTTCAATGAAGATGTCAATTAATCCCTCCCTTATAGCTTCTTTGTAAATTTGTTGCGTTGCTGGTACTACTATTAATCTAGTACCCTTAGCTACGTTTCTTCCCTTTAGTACGAGAGCAGCTTGTCTTAAATCCGTTAACGTTCCATTTGCACAATTTCCAATATAAACTTGATCAACGCGAATTCCTTCAACTTCTGAAATACTAACAACGTTTCCCGGCGAATGAGGTTTTGCAACTAAAGGCTCATCAATTTCCGATAAGTTATATTCAATTGAATTTACGTATTCTGCGCCTTCATCAGCCTTTACCAGTTCTGGAAGATATCCAAACTTGGAGACTGCCCATTTAGCTATATTCTCATTAGCCTCAACTATTCCAGTCTTTGCTCCAGCTTCTACGGCCATATTACATAGAGCCATGTACTCATTTATATTAAATTGCAATAGTCCATTTCCAGTAAATTCCATGGATTGATAAGTAGCTCCGTCAACTCCTATATCCTTAATGACCTTTAAGATAAGATCTTTACCAGATACAAAAGGCATTCTTTTTCCTTCAAATTTGAATCTTTGAGATTCTGGTACTAAAAACCACGTATAGCCTAAGGCTAATGCCACTGCTATATCAGTAGAGCCTAATCCAGTTCCAAATGCGTTAAATGCACCGTACGTGCATGTATGAGAATCCCCTCCAATTATTAAACTCCCTGGTTTTATGAAACCCTTCTCTGGGAGTAAAGTGTGCTCTATTCCACCTTTTCCAATTTCAAAGAAATTAGGAATGTTGTATTCTTGAACGAATTTCCTTGTTTCCTTAAAAGCTTCCGCAGCAGAAAGTGAAGGTGGAGGTGAGAAGTGATCTAGGACTGCTACTACTGATTGAGGATCAGCTACTTTCTTTGCACCTATGTTTTTAAATTGAATAAAAGTAAGAGGGCCGGAGGCATCGTTTATTAGAATTACATCTGGTTTACCGAGTATGATATCTCCAGCCTTTACCTCTTTCCTCTCTAAGTTTTTCTTGTTTAAAATTTTTTCCGCTATAGTCTGCTTCATATCATTTTTATATATTTAAAACTATATTAAAAACTTTACTCAATAATAAAATAATTTTCATTATATTAATTTAGTTCTCTTTCCATAAAACAATCTTTATATCGTTTCCTGCTCTAAATAATTTTATAGATACGTGTAAATTATAATACTTCTCTATTTTTGGTCATTAAATATAAATTATGGTGGTGAGTGTAAAATTAAACTCTGACAACTACTCCATATTTGTAATAGTATAATAATTAAGGGTACTAGTATTAGTGTAAGTTTTTCATTACGATTAGTTATTATTGCTGGTTTGTATTTATTTATCATAAATTGTTCTGCAAGAATATACACTAGTATTGAAATAAGCATCTCAAGATAAACAATTATTATTAATAATAATTTAACAATAAACGAACTATATGGTAGAGAAATAGGAGAAGTTATAGTCATTATTAATATAATTAGTGATCCAGTGGTTAAAGATCTTGAAAATATTCCATGATTAACTATAAATATTTCTGTGACGATAATCTGAGTAATTGTTAAGGTAATTGCCAGTATTGAAACGTTCAAAAGAAAGTTGAATACGCTAGAACTAAAAATCGTTGGTAATACGAATTTTACAATAAATATTTCTATAAAAGAAATAATTAGCCGTAATAATACGTTTTTAATCACTATACCGTCTATGTTCATGAGAACCACAACCCGAACCATGGTGGTGAGAAGGGTGATGGTGGGATTATAGTAGCGTGAGGTTGCTCAAATTCATAAATACCATAGTTATAGTTAGGTATTCCTATTGTTTGGAGATAATTATTCGTGAACGGGTAATAAACACCATTATAGTATGCTCCAGTCTCCCAATAATTACCACTGGGTATATATCCAGACCATACGCAAATACCAGCTATAATTACTCCCACTTTAACTAGTGAAGATAAAGAAATAAGGTAAATAGTCGTATAGCCATTAATAGAATATTGTTGAACGAAGTTTTCATAGTCATTAAAGTAATAATGAATATAAAATGCTAGTGGAATTCCAGCCACTCGCAGAAAAAGGGTTGATATCGACATGAGAGCTACTTCTAGTGCAGATGAAGTAAACATTAGTAATCCTTCTTGTACTGTAGCCATAGCTACTTCTCCAGTTACTATCCCCCATGGACAATTTAAGTAAACGGGGAGTAGTGTAAAGTTTGCCACTGCTGGTGGATCCGAATTATTAGTGTATATTTCTATTTTATTATCACTAATAACAGTTGCATTAACCATCTCATCATTACCAACAACGTTTATCGAACCATTATTTATTATTATGCTATTACTGCTAGGATCTTCTACAACATAACCCTTAGCTTTGATTCCCTCAACGTAACCGTTAAATGATATGTTATACTCATTATTACCTATCTCACTTTTAGTATAATTGAACCAGTAGAATTGTGTTGTTGTAGTTTCTGACTCTGGCTCAATTCCCCTAATAATCACGTAAGTGCGTGTAATCTTTGCAACACTATCTATACCATTCGATTTAGGAATGTTAATCAAAGTTATGTTGTATATAATCTTAATTAATATATCACCGTCATATGTCACGTTTATGAGTTGGATAGTATCGAATGTGTAATTGTTATAACAAGCTTTACCAAAGTAAGTAAAAGTATAATTAGTATTATTCATAACAACCCAACCATTAGCATTAGACACAACATAACCACTATAATTACTAGTACTAAACGAGGATATATACTCTTTCGAAACAATAACATGCAGAAGTGATAGACTGTAATTTATAGGCTCAGTATAGGAAGATGAGTTTATAGAAGAGGATGAACTGGCTACTGCAATAACATTCCCAATTCCTAAGTTACCAATTATATATTCTGTTGGTAATAACAAAATAAAAAATGTTATAATAATTATAGCCCTAATATTACGAGGTAAGTAAAATCTATTTATAAGAATATATTTAAAGACCTTATGCATATGAGATTTAAGATTTTTTAAAAAAAAGTTAACTATGCACAGTTAGAATCAATTTTCGTTATCAATATTTAGCCATAGAATTGTTACCAGCTTATCTCCTAAACGTTTTACGTGATTTTCCCCATTATAAAAACTTCTTTTTATTATCTATGGAGGTTAAGAAAAGCGCAAATGAAATTGTGGATGAAGGTTTAAACTTTTACACACGTATAATAAGAGGTATAAGGACTAGAGTTAATCATAACTGATTTAAGTCCTCCTCCAACTAACTCTGTTAATCTAGTTATCATTAATTTTTACATAATTATTTTAAAAAGTTATGAAGAGGAAATGAGACTGTGATACCGATAAGCGTTATGGTATCTGGAAATGGTTGAGAAGGGTTACAATTATGCAGTACCAGGTGGGCAAAGAGTGTTAATAATCCTAGACTTTGAGGATAAGGAGTTAGTCAAAGCGTGGATTGGTGAAGGTGAGCTTAACAAACTGTGTAAAAGCACGCTCTGTGTTGATGCTCCCCACGGTGGACTACATGTTTACATTACCGCTGATGATATTCCAGAGTATAAGTTCAACCCCGTGTTTATCAAAGATGGCAAAGGAATAGCTGACCTACAGAGTTTTAACTCATATGTTGTAGGTCCAAGGTCATGTATTAACCATAGGTACTGTAATGCCGATAAATGTCCATGGAAAGGACAAGACTACACCACGTGTTATATTCCTAATTAATAACAATGAAATCCAAAAGGTAGACCTCAAAGGGCATCAACTCTGGGTCCCGATATTAAGGTATATTCGTACTTACCTAGTTGTGTAATACCTAACGGTTTAAGTATTTTTTCCTCAATGCATTTAGTAGAGATGTGAATTCTAAGCTCTTCTTCGTTACTAGCACTCCTAATATTTTCCCTAAAACAAGTAACTATATCATCGATATCTAACTGAGGAATGGAAGATCCACTCATTATAACACCTAATTAATGATGATTTTACTCTTAAAAAAGATTAAAGCCCATTGGCGATCGCCAATTTACATTTCTTAAACAGCTCATATTTCTCCTACAACCTTAAATTCTCAGACTTTATATTATTTTCCTAAAATTATGCATTAAATTGTATCTTTTCAAATTTCTATTATCTAATTTTAATAATTTTTTAACTAAGAAAAGATATAATCGGGATACACACCTTTTGGTGATCATATACTTTTTACAATTTGTAATAAGGGGGAGATACTAGAAACTATTTGAGACTTTCATATTATAATCAATCATAATCCTCATACACCTATACATGCTTGTATTACTGTCTCTTACTACGATATGATGAATTTCACCAAATCTCACCCTCAACGCAAATCCAAGAAATATTGTAAATTGAAAGTGAAATTATGAATACTTATGCAAAAAACATAACATACATAATATCATTTATTTATAAACTAGAAATCTAAAAAATAAAAGGGGTCTGAAATTTCTGAGTAGCGTTTATCGGAAAATCCTTGTAGTGAATAATTATTTTAAAAGATATCATAGATATTTATACAATATTTCATCTCAAAGAGAATAAATTTATCACTATTAGATGAAAATTTTATACAATAGAATCGTATTTATTTAAAAACCATTTCAACGTAAGATTTTTACATAAAATGCTATTCTGAGGATCTGTTTTCCGATTACAATAATGGCTTTATAAATAATAAGGTTAATCCAATCATAAAAGACGCCCGTAATAAAAATACGGAGGAGTGCTACGTTATAGGCCCTCCGCAAGCTGGAAAAACACGGGACGCTTTCCAAGACAGTATGGGAATCTCTTTTTTCTCGTAAAAAACGAGATGAATGAAATTCAGAAAAATCTAATTTATGCTAATTTTTTGTAGAAAAGTTTGTATAAGCGAGGGCGGACCTAATCATATGCCTAAGACAAAATGGGTCAAGCAAACCAATAGGGACTTCACCAGATTTGCCTCAAATTAATCTACTCAACTCTCCCTATAATACTTTTCCCTAAACAACTCCTCAAGGCCTTACTTAAAGCTAGGGGAACATACTTGACAAGACTAGGAAACGAGGGAAGAAGAGCCTTGAGAACCTTGAACCACATCAATGTTGAAGACGTGAGAAAAGCAATCAAGGAATTGGGAAAGAAAGCATTAAGAGAAACTAGGGATAGAAGAGTAACAATAGACCTACACTCAATACCACAATACCACAAGGATAAAACACTATTAAGTAGACCAAATAAGGGGACTAGCTGGGGACTAGCCCAAGCAGCAATCTTCCTACTAGGAAGGAAAAAAAGCCTTCCTAGAAGTCCTACCAATAACAATAAAGAGAATAGCCGAGGACTTCAAAAAAGTAATGCAAGTCCTTAAAGAAGAACTGGATAAAGAGGGGCTTAGACTTGTCATGGTCTTTGCAGATAGGGAGTTTGCTGTATGTGATCAAGTTTCTCTTGGAGTTGGGTGTGGACTTTGTTATAGCTGCTAAGGTTCAAATGTATAGGAAGTATGAGAAGAGGCTTAAGCAAGTTGATGTTAATTACGCCGGGGTGAGGTATGTTGGTTTCTTGTGTGTGAGGCATGATTCTGGTGCTTATTTAATTGTGCTTAAGAGGGGGGATGGTAAGGTTGTGGGGTTTTTGATTAGGGGTGAGGTTGATGTTCAAGGGGCTGTTGTTTTGGCTGAGATGTATAGGTGTAGGTGGGGTGTTGAGACTGCTTTTCGTTCTTTGGAGGAGTTTAGGATTAGGAGTAGGAGTTGTGATGTTAGGAAGGAGTTGGTTCTCGTTCTTCTTTCTTATTTTCCCTTGAATGTTTGGTTTTTTGTTAGTTCTTGGAGAAGGGTTAAGTTGCGGAAGTTTTGCGAATTGAAAGGCTTGAGTTATCGCGTAGTTCAAGAGGTAAAAGGGGTAGGGCAAGGGTGTTATCAAGGAAGTGTTTTTCCCTTAAGTCCGGCTGATTCTATGCTTCCTCTTCTGTCGGCGTTGAATAAATTGTATATCTCTAGTATATTCAAGAGAAAATATTATTTATTAGTTATAATAGGCTGAAATATATAATATTTTATCGTAAATTACTGTGTTAAATTCAATTTATTCTAAGTTTTAATTTATCTTGCAATAAAAGAGATTCCCATACTGAAGATGATAAAAATGGAAACTCATGAGTAATAGGATGAGATAATATTATGAAATTACTTTTAACTAAGATTTAATATAAATTTATTCAACCCTGGAGAGGTTATTTAAGGATTATTACTTAATTAAATAAACAGAGGAGGGAGGAGATTGAAGTACCAGATGGCTTATGGAATACTTTGACTAAATTATAACTCTCTCGATATGGATATCTAGCAATTTCCATAATTGCACTAGCCTTTGACTAAATTATAACTCTCTCATCATTCCTCGAGTGTCTTACAATTCTATATAATGTACCTTATGTTTACCACCTTCTTTCCCAATTTTAGCAAAGTTATGTTATCAAAATCGTTATCAAAACTCAGTAGGTACTCGCTCCTTAGCTTGTCCATTGAGGAAAGTGTAGTGCAATCCGTAAAACTTAACTTCTTCTCATACTTAACTAGGTAATTTATAGCATGAATGAAAACTTCCCAGTCAATAAAAAACATGTAAAGCTCTCCATCCTTTACCTTTTCAAGAATTATTGATGCTACTTTAATTGCGTAATCCTTGTTCACGTGATATATTAGAAAGGTTATTAGCTCATCAAAGACGTAATCGGTAATTACGGCCTCGTATTCTCTTACTTTCTCGGAGAGTTTCAAAGCTTCACTATGATGCTTATCGTTTTTGTTTAGATAAGCGATGAAATATGAGGTATCTAGGAGGAGCTTAACCATAAACTACATCATCAACCCTTTCCGATGAATCTTCCCTCATCTCAGTTATTAATTTTTTGAACGCTGTCATATCCAACGGCTTCTTTCTCCTGTTTTCATAAAGGGTTATTAGGAACTCAATTACGTCATTTAAACTAACCTCCTCACCTCTTTCAGCTTTAAGTTCTCCGGCAATCTTTATCAACTCCCTTTTCACCTCATCAGTAACCTTAATTGTAGTATAAGCCATAAGTATACTTTGTATACCTAGTTTAAAAGGTTACTTATTATAGTACCCTAATTTCCTATAACGAATCTTTTTAATTACCGCCGTAAAACGCTTTATTAGACTCACGTCAATGTGTGGATCTCTTTTCTTGCGTAAAAAACGAAATTCAGAAAAAGTCTCTAGTAAACACTAATTTTTGTAGGATAATTTTGTATAAGAGAGAGCAGACCTAACTATATGCATGGAGAGCCAGACAGGGGGTATGAGGACAAGGATTTATATGAAATATCACGAAACCCTATGAAAACCAAACCCCCTCTAATTTTCCGTCCTTTTTAATTCTTAATTATTTTTGGTTTATCTCAGACCAAAATAAATATTAGATAGAGAGGGGGAGATATGATTATGGAAGATGAGATTGCAAAGTGGTTTAATGAAAGTATTTTAAGGATAGTTGAGAAATTGAAGAGTGGACAAGAATTAACAAGTACTGAGAGCTATATTGCTTTAACATATATTTATGCGCAATCTTTTGAGAAGAAGCTAACAGAGTTAGAAAGGAATTTAAGAGATGAAATAAGAAAAACCAGAGAGGAATTACTAGTAAACGATGATAAGGTAAAGAAAGAATTGATAGAATATGTGGATAAAACGAAAAAGGAGATAATCGAATACGTTGACAGAGTAAAAAGTGAGCTATTAAATAATGATGAGAGAATAAAGAAAGAACTACTAGAAAATGATGAAAGAATAAAGAAAGAATTGATAGAATATGTGGATAAAACGAGAAAAGAACTTCTGGAAAATGATGAAAGAATAAAGAAAGAACTACTAGAAAACCAAGAGAAAACAAAGAAAGAACTACTAGAAAACGATGAAAGAATAAAGAAAGAATTGATAGAATATGTGGATAAAACGAGAAAAGAACTTCTGGAAAATGATGAAAGAATAAAGAAAGAACTATTGATCAGCGATGAAAATATAAAGAAAGAACTTGAAGTTAAAATTGAGGAAGTGAGGAGTGAAGTGTCGGCTGTTAGGAGTGATTTAGGGGTTCTTACTGAATCCTTTTTTGTTACTAACTTTTTGAGTAGTATTAAAGAGGCGGGAGAGAAGATAGCCAACGTGTATAGGCAATATGAGACTTCTGCTGGTGAGGTTGATGCTCTCGTTGAGACTGATAAAGCTGTTTACATTATCGAGGTTAAGTTTAAGGCTGAGATTAAGGATGTGGATGCTTTACTTACTAAAGCTAAGGAGGTTGAAAAGGAATATCAAGGGAAAAGGATTATTCCAGTTCTTACGGGACCAAAGATCAGTAAAGCTGTGAGAGGTTATGCCAAAGGTTTAAATATTATGATATTTCAGTAGTTCCGTATAGGATATTAGAAAAATAATTCATCATGCAATAGAGGAAGAGATATGGCCAGGAACTACTCAAGCTTGAAGGGTAAGTAATAATGATTATTCGTGAAGCTACTTATGCCGATATTAAAGAAATGACAATAGTTTGGGGAGAAACAATTGGTTCTTCTAATATAGAAGCGAATAAAGAGGTCTTTTCTATTTTCCTCGATCTGGGAAAATGCTTAGTGGTAGAGGAAGGAGAAAAAATAATCTCTACTGCTTGTTATATTCCTTATCATAACTTAACCTGGATAGGTAATGTGGGTGTAAAGACAGAATATCAACGTAAGGGAATAGGAAGGAGGATAATGATTGAATTACTCAATGAAATAAAGACAAGGAGTATAAGACTTGATGCAACTAACGCTGGTTATAAGCTTTATAAGGATCTTGGTTTTGAAGAGGAGTATAAGACTGTGGTTTATGACATTTCACAAGTTGGAGGAAAGGTAAGAGCTGAAGAAACGGAAGAACTCGAGGATTGGATGCTTAAACTCGATAAAAGGGGATTCGGTGATGATAGAGCAAAACTTTTTTCACGAATAAGAGGTAAAGTAGTGTATAATGAGGGTGGTTTTGGTATAGTTTACCGAAATGTTATAGGTCCATTAATAGCTGTTAACGAGCGGAGTGCT from Sulfolobus sp. S-194 encodes the following:
- a CDS encoding bifunctional DNA primase/polymerase; this encodes MVEKGYNYAVPGGQRVLIILDFEDKELVKAWIGEGELNKLCKSTLCVDAPHGGLHVYITADDIPEYKFNPVFIKDGKGIADLQSFNSYVVGPRSCINHRYCNADKCPWKGQDYTTCYIPN
- a CDS encoding oxaloacetate decarboxylase; protein product: MSRILKEKINGSKRLRELMDKKDIILAPGAYDALSARIVEAVGFDVVYMTGFGTAASLLGYPDVGLVTMTEMVDNARRIVEAVNIPVIADADTGYGNPINVIRTVQAYEDAGVAGIHIEDQVFPKKCGHITGKQVVPRDDMLEKIAAARDAKRNKDFLIIARTDAIAVEGIESAIERAKEYYKAGADMIFVEAPENMGHIKLIAKELKGIPLLFNWAEGGKTPAVDLNTLRELGFKIVIFPISTLLSATKTMMRVLETIKRDGTPINVMNELFPFKEFLNFIGLPEVQELEKKYVRTR
- a CDS encoding 3-isopropylmalate dehydratase small subunit, with protein sequence MLVEGNIHIVGDNVDTDVIIPGRYLSLTDPKEIAKHVFEGVEPEFIKRVKAGDIIVAGRNFGSGSSREHAVIGLKALGISAIVAKSFARIFYRNAINVGLPIFISPQLVEFLEKMEIKGVGSFIRSTDLKIRIYAESGEIEFLDKKFRSTVLPPFIQDIIASGGIIEWAKKRLII
- a CDS encoding heme-binding protein; translation: MSEPLIKESISEEMVLKMIEAARKKAKEIGKAFVVAIVNEEGVLKGFLRMDNAPLISVQVAIDKAYTAAGFGIPTHQWYELIKNDPPLALGAPSGIQRLIVFGGGYPIIYKNKVIGGIGVSGGHYTEDMEVAKAALEALKL
- a CDS encoding PIN domain-containing protein, producing MVKLLLDTSYFIAYLNKNDKHHSEALKLSEKVREYEAVITDYVFDELITFLIYHVNKDYAIKVASIILEKVKDGELYMFFIDWEVFIHAINYLVKYEKKLSFTDCTTLSSMDKLRSEYLLSFDNDFDNITLLKLGKKVVNIRYII
- a CDS encoding GNAT family N-acetyltransferase, whose protein sequence is MIIREATYADIKEMTIVWGETIGSSNIEANKEVFSIFLDLGKCLVVEEGEKIISTACYIPYHNLTWIGNVGVKTEYQRKGIGRRIMIELLNEIKTRSIRLDATNAGYKLYKDLGFEEEYKTVVYDISQVGGKVRAEETEELEDWMLKLDKRGFGDDRAKLFSRIRGKVVYNEGGFGIVYRNVIGPLIAVNERSAEELIRYAVSNLGVRLIITPKEEFIKNLGGKKVYECKRMRKGDKINEDIKLTYGIFRYSFG
- a CDS encoding 3-isopropylmalate dehydratase large subunit, coding for MKQTIAEKILNKKNLERKEVKAGDIILGKPDVILINDASGPLTFIQFKNIGAKKVADPQSVVAVLDHFSPPPSLSAAEAFKETRKFVQEYNIPNFFEIGKGGIEHTLLPEKGFIKPGSLIIGGDSHTCTYGAFNAFGTGLGSTDIAVALALGYTWFLVPESQRFKFEGKRMPFVSGKDLILKVIKDIGVDGATYQSMEFTGNGLLQFNINEYMALCNMAVEAGAKTGIVEANENIAKWAVSKFGYLPELVKADEGAEYVNSIEYNLSEIDEPLVAKPHSPGNVVSISEVEGIRVDQVYIGNCANGTLTDLRQAALVLKGRNVAKGTRLIVVPATQQIYKEAIREGLIDIFIEAGASISTPTCGACFGGHMGLLFDGEVAIATTNRNFRGRMGSAKAEIYLANAFVAAASAVTGYITNPKKIVGWEEAKKFVYGDYNVS
- a CDS encoding PQQ-binding-like beta-propeller repeat protein, which gives rise to MRTITLGILILVVLILGIMAGYEIGKSFSNSTSSPNNSTNSQGFKVIKYSVYLDGINFVDYYYPENLPKITSDNQTFLEFGLTANREPIINGSLNVSWVVPLQGNFEPNITLWTQNVKLLGKGWAAAFRQTVGCAVGPTYANGVVYVASNAGPVYAINVFTGKVIWELCLPGTLSMWMPLVYKGLVFLGLGGAMFDYQQGMLNAYGGGHRGQYTGVNGLLAINATTGKPIWFILTKSQAMPTGIIIPKYNILVWDDGDGNIYAVNPFTGEILWKDYYDGSANMASLVCNDGIIVAGFSSAYPVNTSALVGIYANNGSIAWIIKLPKALTSSVGDTVPAAYDGYLVDSFLCYVKGKGPYLTNLSGEQYLLIANITTGKIITTIKVSSVLVHPSDTNNGYNALVYNGIIYLPTVSGRIDAFTLQGKLLWKSPVLVNNVLQSAPVLVSNYLIVTAGENIIVLNASNGNIINVFKTPFIIRQQPIVVGNTIIETTSTNWVFAIPVSQIITEKEFQLINFNQTTTTVCYITS